A genomic window from Ferrimicrobium sp. includes:
- a CDS encoding IS4 family transposase, translated as MGALGSWWRGHRLVAIDATVFALPDTAANEEHFGRPGSERGEAKGAFPQARVIALAECGTHAIIGAEIGPCTTGEKTLARGLFGLLTEEMLLLVDRGFPGYELWQQAAATNCELCWRTKSNVVLPVVTALADGSYLSEPEPPRGNPGTPISVRVVEFTLSHPSRAEDKGPIRLITTLFDPTTAPALKLAALYGERWTERRASSP; from the coding sequence GTGGGCGCTCTTGGCTCGTGGTGGCGTGGGCACCGTCTCGTGGCGATCGACGCGACGGTGTTCGCCCTGCCCGACACCGCAGCGAACGAAGAACACTTCGGCCGACCCGGATCTGAGCGCGGTGAGGCCAAGGGCGCATTCCCTCAGGCACGCGTGATCGCACTCGCAGAGTGCGGTACGCACGCGATCATCGGCGCAGAGATCGGGCCGTGCACGACCGGTGAGAAGACACTCGCTCGTGGACTGTTCGGGCTACTCACCGAGGAGATGCTCCTCCTCGTCGACCGGGGCTTTCCCGGCTACGAGCTGTGGCAACAAGCGGCAGCGACCAACTGCGAGCTGTGCTGGCGGACGAAGTCGAACGTGGTGTTGCCGGTTGTGACAGCGCTCGCCGACGGCTCCTACCTCTCCGAGCCTGAGCCACCTCGGGGCAATCCTGGAACGCCGATCAGCGTCCGGGTGGTCGAGTTCACCCTCAGCCACCCCTCACGCGCAGAAGACAAGGGCCCGATCCGGCTCATCACCACCCTTTTCGACCCGACCACGGCGCCCGCCCTAAAGCTCGCGGCTCTCTACGGCGAGCGGTGGACGGAAAGGCGAGCATCATCTCCCTGA
- a CDS encoding 4Fe-4S dicluster domain-containing protein: MERFDFEDACIKCGICVSACPVYRVDQQFPGPKALGPDWYRRFQAGDDETMTHVSDCTFCQLCEDACPVAVPIAHLIAEHKQHAPKSARLMLRDYLLTHPQWLAMAPGLVKLPKSAGALLGVSVTTQWPSPSPVKRSYRRHGARLDKDRPAVGVFVDCFTRGFDSETLMGAIAVLERLGSAPVVLPAASHCCGAAAYASGLLREAERTADVTHRALQRAARHIEAIVTLNATCDDTLRIEWPRYFGLELSVPIVPFVEFVLDHASPGLFSQLRANHQDEVIYSHATCRSKVARGEGSLVALIEQASEQMPRILEIDCCGAAGSYAFKSEHDGVAKALGTRANEMIDGPGIILTDSGTCAIHLEELTGHRTIHPARWMATQLGHAPAYR, encoded by the coding sequence ATGGAGCGCTTTGATTTTGAGGATGCCTGCATCAAGTGTGGGATTTGTGTTTCGGCCTGTCCGGTCTACCGAGTCGATCAGCAATTCCCTGGTCCAAAAGCGCTTGGCCCCGACTGGTATCGACGTTTTCAGGCTGGGGACGATGAGACGATGACCCACGTCAGCGACTGTACGTTCTGTCAGCTGTGCGAGGACGCCTGCCCCGTCGCGGTGCCAATCGCACATTTGATCGCCGAGCACAAGCAGCATGCCCCAAAATCGGCGCGACTGATGCTGAGAGATTACCTGCTGACCCATCCTCAGTGGTTGGCGATGGCACCTGGACTTGTCAAGTTGCCGAAGTCAGCTGGCGCTCTTTTAGGTGTGAGCGTCACCACACAATGGCCTTCTCCGTCGCCTGTCAAGCGGTCCTATCGGCGACACGGAGCTCGATTGGACAAGGACAGACCAGCGGTCGGAGTCTTCGTCGATTGTTTCACGCGTGGCTTTGATTCAGAGACGCTGATGGGTGCGATAGCGGTGCTCGAGCGGTTGGGCTCGGCACCAGTTGTCTTACCGGCAGCGAGCCATTGTTGCGGGGCGGCGGCATATGCTTCAGGCCTGCTCAGAGAGGCCGAACGCACAGCCGACGTAACCCATCGGGCGCTGCAGCGTGCAGCTAGACACATTGAGGCAATCGTGACCTTGAACGCAACCTGCGACGATACGTTGCGCATCGAGTGGCCTCGCTATTTCGGGTTGGAGCTATCGGTTCCTATCGTTCCCTTTGTCGAGTTCGTCCTCGACCACGCCAGTCCCGGACTCTTTTCCCAGTTGCGCGCCAATCATCAAGACGAGGTAATTTACAGCCATGCTACCTGTCGTTCAAAGGTCGCGCGTGGGGAAGGTTCGCTGGTGGCGCTGATCGAACAGGCGAGCGAGCAGATGCCTCGTATTCTCGAGATTGACTGTTGTGGGGCGGCGGGGTCCTATGCGTTTAAGTCAGAGCATGATGGTGTCGCTAAGGCGCTGGGGACACGGGCCAATGAGATGATTGATGGACCGGGCATCATTTTGACCGATAGTGGTACCTGTGCGATTCACTTGGAAGAGCTCACTGGTCATCGTACCATCCATCCTGCACGCTGGATGGCAACCCAGCTTGGTCACGCGCCAGCATATCGATGA
- a CDS encoding FAD-dependent oxidoreductase: protein MKVVVIGAGATGLGVAWDLTLRGIEVVIVEANEIGLGTSGRFHGLLHSGGRYLVTDPKAAKDCYLENQLLRKLAPSAVVPTGGYFVKKFGDEDSFEQRWLDQASELEVPARPVDVKELRQELPMLAKDIERAYWVPDGVLEGFKMLRMLVDALQSRGASLLDHTRAIGLRMAGDRVTGVKVEGRGGTRVLDCDAVVNASGPWAGVVARDWGLDIKVQPSHGLMLIFANRRVDVVVNRLKSPSDGDIFVPHQEVVILGTTDVAQPEPEAPEPNRSEAIRLMKLGRELIPDLEHWRVLRGFTGVRPLYEPSGLTGDSRAVSRDFAVLAHGDTDGLVGAFSVLGGKWTTFRLMGETLGNQLVKTMKLDAPSHSRSIPIDGKRAPVGHRRDQKAGGGALLCECEHVYESDLGSAANSQTQERFATWFSMGPCQGTFCAHRVLGRRSPTGFAEELLALRKEREHGLGVVGWGTSARLIALEQATAAQALGEELQ from the coding sequence ATGAAGGTGGTAGTCATAGGAGCCGGTGCGACCGGGCTCGGTGTTGCTTGGGATCTCACGCTGCGCGGTATTGAGGTAGTGATTGTTGAGGCGAACGAGATTGGATTGGGCACCTCTGGCCGATTTCACGGACTTCTGCATAGCGGTGGGCGCTATCTTGTGACCGATCCGAAAGCCGCGAAGGATTGTTATCTCGAGAACCAACTTCTGCGCAAGCTCGCACCCAGTGCGGTCGTTCCAACTGGGGGTTATTTCGTTAAGAAGTTTGGCGACGAGGATAGTTTTGAGCAGCGTTGGTTGGATCAAGCTTCTGAGCTCGAGGTGCCGGCGCGTCCCGTGGATGTGAAGGAGCTACGACAAGAGCTTCCAATGTTGGCAAAGGACATCGAGCGAGCCTACTGGGTGCCCGATGGCGTGCTCGAAGGCTTCAAGATGCTCAGGATGCTGGTGGATGCCCTGCAGTCGAGAGGAGCAAGCCTTCTTGATCATACTCGAGCCATTGGTCTGCGTATGGCTGGCGATCGGGTGACTGGCGTCAAGGTAGAAGGTCGCGGTGGGACCCGAGTGCTCGATTGTGATGCTGTGGTCAATGCCTCCGGCCCATGGGCAGGTGTAGTTGCACGTGATTGGGGACTCGATATCAAGGTCCAACCCTCGCATGGGCTGATGTTGATCTTTGCGAACCGTCGAGTTGACGTGGTAGTCAACCGGTTGAAGTCTCCGAGTGACGGTGACATCTTCGTACCACACCAGGAGGTAGTGATTCTCGGTACTACTGATGTCGCCCAACCCGAACCGGAGGCTCCTGAGCCCAATCGGAGCGAGGCGATTCGCCTGATGAAACTCGGTCGTGAGCTAATTCCTGATCTCGAACATTGGAGGGTGTTGCGTGGTTTTACCGGTGTTCGCCCGCTGTACGAGCCGTCGGGACTTACCGGGGATTCCCGAGCCGTCTCTCGGGATTTTGCGGTTCTCGCTCATGGGGATACCGATGGACTGGTGGGTGCCTTCTCGGTGCTGGGTGGCAAGTGGACAACGTTCCGGTTGATGGGAGAAACGCTGGGCAACCAGCTGGTCAAGACTATGAAGCTGGATGCTCCTTCGCACAGTCGCTCGATTCCAATCGATGGGAAACGAGCGCCGGTTGGCCATCGTCGCGATCAGAAAGCAGGAGGAGGTGCACTCCTTTGTGAGTGCGAACACGTTTACGAGTCGGATTTAGGGTCAGCCGCAAACTCCCAAACTCAGGAACGCTTTGCTACTTGGTTCTCAATGGGGCCCTGTCAGGGCACCTTCTGTGCTCATCGAGTGTTAGGTCGACGCTCTCCAACCGGTTTTGCCGAGGAACTCTTGGCACTGCGAAAAGAACGTGAGCATGGTCTTGGTGTCGTCGGTTGGGGTACGAGTGCCCGGCTGATCGCGTTGGAGCAGGCTACCGCCGCCCAGGCACTTGGAGAGGAGCTTCAATGA
- the fdhD gene encoding formate dehydrogenase accessory sulfurtransferase FdhD, with product MRGVSAGRSVTKMTLGQAALRRPDMLAIEEPLELRFNGRPMAVTMRTPGDDFDLAAGFLVSEGVVTHFEQLISMRYCAGVGADGVNRYNVLDLVLAKGVEVPEAARRSWTTTSSCGLCGKSSIDAIVSRSPYEVRHDSLVVDPARLVTLSDRLRSAQQVFDKTGGLHGAALFDGLTGELLVCREDVGRHNAVDKVIGWAFRERRLPLRGTILMVSGRTSFELVQKALMAGIPVLSAVSAPSSLAVDLAVEAGMTLVGFLRGPSFVVYAGAERVGDALCATRPTGR from the coding sequence ATGCGAGGAGTAAGCGCCGGGCGCTCTGTCACGAAAATGACCTTGGGTCAGGCTGCCCTTAGACGGCCTGACATGTTGGCCATCGAAGAGCCTCTCGAATTGCGATTCAACGGTCGCCCGATGGCAGTTACCATGCGGACTCCGGGTGACGACTTTGACCTCGCAGCAGGCTTTCTGGTCAGCGAAGGAGTCGTCACCCACTTTGAGCAATTGATCTCCATGCGCTATTGCGCAGGAGTTGGTGCTGATGGCGTCAACCGGTACAACGTTCTAGATTTAGTCTTGGCAAAAGGCGTAGAGGTACCCGAAGCGGCACGGCGCTCATGGACTACCACCAGTTCCTGCGGGCTTTGTGGCAAGAGCAGCATTGACGCCATCGTGAGCCGCTCTCCCTACGAGGTCCGTCATGACTCACTGGTTGTCGACCCCGCAAGGTTGGTGACGCTGTCCGACCGATTGCGTTCTGCTCAGCAAGTATTCGACAAGACGGGCGGCCTCCACGGTGCCGCGCTGTTTGACGGGTTGACCGGTGAGTTGCTGGTCTGTCGAGAAGATGTTGGTCGGCATAACGCGGTTGACAAGGTGATCGGATGGGCGTTCCGTGAGCGGCGGCTCCCCTTGCGAGGGACCATCCTCATGGTGTCGGGCCGGACCTCGTTCGAACTCGTCCAGAAAGCGCTCATGGCTGGCATACCAGTACTTAGTGCTGTGTCCGCCCCTTCCTCGTTGGCGGTGGACCTTGCCGTCGAAGCGGGGATGACCCTGGTCGGTTTCTTGCGAGGTCCATCCTTTGTGGTCTATGCGGGTGCCGAACGTGTTGGCGATGCTTTATGTGCAACACGACCGACCGGGCGTTGA